A genomic region of uncultured Paludibaculum sp. contains the following coding sequences:
- a CDS encoding periplasmic heavy metal sensor, with protein sequence MKRLAVMLCVLAGSLLAQGPGGPGFRRNGMGQRPQMMQQAANADALKQYLGLTDAQVQQLKDLRKQQAESQWPTMQQIRDKREQLREAVRAASPDSALIGQLTVDIKNLTETLRTNRTGLEAKAQALLTPDQKTKIAALAEAQKLMSAARQATALGLLAPAAGMEEGSGMMARPRAGRMMMRPNGPPPADRQ encoded by the coding sequence ATGAAACGTCTAGCGGTCATGTTGTGCGTGCTGGCAGGGAGCCTGCTGGCGCAAGGGCCTGGTGGCCCAGGATTTCGGCGGAATGGAATGGGGCAGCGGCCCCAAATGATGCAGCAGGCCGCGAACGCGGATGCGCTGAAACAGTATCTCGGCCTGACCGATGCACAGGTTCAGCAGTTGAAGGATCTGCGCAAACAGCAGGCGGAATCACAGTGGCCGACGATGCAGCAGATTCGCGATAAGCGGGAACAGTTGCGCGAGGCCGTGCGCGCGGCGAGCCCCGATTCGGCGTTGATCGGTCAACTGACGGTCGACATCAAGAATCTGACCGAAACGCTGCGGACAAACAGGACCGGTCTCGAGGCAAAGGCTCAGGCGCTGCTCACTCCAGATCAGAAGACGAAGATTGCCGCCCTCGCCGAGGCTCAGAAACTGATGTCCGCCGCCCGGCAGGCGACGGCGCTGGGACTGCTGGCGCCGGCGGCAGGTATGGAAGAGGGATCGGGCATGATGGCGCGGCCCAGAGCCGGCCGGATGATGATGCGGCCGAACGGTCCACCGCCGGCCGACCGGCAGTAA
- a CDS encoding Ppx/GppA phosphatase family protein: protein MPRYAAIDIGSNSVRMMAAETERGGPLKVLAEDRQVTRLGESVFRTGSIAAPALDFLCGVLARMVAAYKPLGVLATRVVATSAVRDASNGEEFVERVNAVLGQPVEIISGQEEARLIHLGVETRWPHPDERILIIDIGGGSAEIIEAERGTMKAAFSRPLGAVRLQSVFLQNDPPPFEDLRRMGEFIEEKLAVVTRRIEKGGFARAIGTSASASAIVCAANRIPRARRPEADRRRASLPQIRRLYKALASMKLEERRKVVGIGPRRAEIILPGAAVLTAVMEHFQIPQLAYCSAGVRDGLLRDLAERGVGRERTRLDNEQRIQVEQFARRFGVDLRHARRVAIFARELFQSLEPWHRLSPEQCRLLEASAYLRDVGHAINDMSHHKHSQYIVANSDIAGFTDLERIEVAMLCRYHRKAMPGGRHQDFLELPAESQKVVLLLAPILRIADALDRSRDQRVAGVECEIRNGAFCLTIEASEDTGLEQWAVERVAPQFRQVYQKPLAVTSTRI, encoded by the coding sequence ATGCCACGCTACGCGGCGATAGACATCGGCAGTAACTCGGTCCGCATGATGGCCGCCGAAACCGAGCGCGGTGGGCCCCTTAAGGTGCTGGCCGAAGACCGTCAGGTGACGCGCCTCGGCGAAAGCGTCTTCCGCACCGGCAGCATCGCCGCGCCCGCCCTCGATTTCCTGTGCGGCGTACTCGCGCGCATGGTCGCCGCCTACAAGCCGCTGGGTGTTCTGGCCACCCGCGTCGTTGCCACTTCGGCCGTCCGCGATGCCTCCAACGGCGAGGAGTTCGTCGAGCGCGTCAACGCCGTCCTCGGCCAGCCCGTCGAAATCATCTCCGGCCAGGAGGAAGCCCGCCTCATCCACCTCGGCGTCGAAACCCGCTGGCCCCACCCCGACGAGCGGATCCTCATCATCGACATCGGTGGCGGCAGTGCCGAGATCATTGAAGCCGAACGCGGCACGATGAAGGCCGCCTTCTCCCGGCCATTGGGGGCCGTCCGGCTCCAATCCGTATTCCTGCAGAATGACCCGCCGCCCTTCGAGGATCTCCGCCGCATGGGCGAGTTCATCGAGGAAAAGCTGGCCGTCGTCACCCGCCGCATCGAGAAAGGCGGCTTCGCCCGCGCCATCGGGACCTCCGCTTCTGCCTCCGCCATCGTCTGCGCCGCCAATCGCATCCCGCGCGCCCGCCGGCCCGAAGCCGATCGCCGCCGCGCCAGTCTCCCCCAGATCCGCCGCCTCTACAAGGCCCTGGCCTCCATGAAGCTGGAGGAACGCCGCAAGGTTGTCGGCATCGGCCCGCGCCGCGCCGAAATCATACTCCCCGGCGCAGCCGTGCTCACCGCGGTGATGGAGCACTTCCAGATCCCCCAGCTCGCCTACTGCTCCGCCGGCGTTCGCGACGGTCTGCTGCGCGACCTGGCCGAGCGTGGCGTCGGCCGGGAACGAACCCGGCTCGACAACGAGCAGCGCATCCAGGTGGAGCAGTTCGCCCGCCGCTTCGGCGTCGACTTGCGCCACGCCCGGCGCGTCGCCATCTTTGCCCGCGAACTTTTTCAGTCGCTCGAGCCCTGGCACCGCCTCTCCCCCGAGCAGTGCCGCCTGCTGGAAGCCTCCGCCTATCTGCGCGATGTCGGCCATGCGATCAACGATATGAGCCACCACAAGCACTCGCAGTACATCGTGGCCAACTCAGACATTGCCGGCTTCACTGATCTCGAACGCATCGAGGTCGCCATGCTGTGCCGCTACCACCGCAAGGCCATGCCTGGAGGCCGTCACCAGGACTTTCTGGAACTGCCGGCCGAGAGTCAGAAAGTGGTCCTGTTGCTCGCGCCCATCCTCCGCATCGCCGACGCCCTCGACCGCAGCCGCGACCAGCGTGTGGCCGGCGTTGAGTGCGAGATCCGCAATGGTGCGTTCTGCCTCACAATAGAAGCAAGCGAGGATACAGGCCTCGAGCAGTGGGCCGTCGAGCGCGTCGCTCCGCAGTTCCGGCAGGTGTATCAGAAGCCGCTCGCCGTGACGTCCACCCGTATATGA
- a CDS encoding lactate permease LctP family transporter — protein MWQQHYTPVADSLGLSTLVAALPLFTLLYLLGVKRKAAWIASLWGLAAATLVSLAVYRMPVDLTFSAIAYGAAFGLFPICWIIFWAIFLYRLSVETGQFEIVKDSIGGLTQDRRLQALLIAFAFGAFVEGAAGFGAPVAVAAAMLTGLGFSPFYSAGICLLANTAPVAFGSIGIPVITLAGITGLPLAELSAAVGRICAPVSLFIPSYLVMVMGGWRALRGVLPATIACGVAFAGSQFYASNYLGPELTDILGSLAAIGSCILLTLVWKPKDHFTFDGAAAVTKLPPRHTFGAVVKAWSPYGLLVICVLLWGRPEIKAFLNTFTIPVDWPGLHNQVVQAPPVTAKALPYAAKFAFNWLSAAGSACLASCLLSLLVLRPSSATVSLAFRTTCSQLGKPVLTVASVLGLAFLMNYSGATGTLGLAFSATGAAFPFFSALLGWLGVFLTGSDTSANALFGNLQVVTANRLSLNPILMAASNSSGGVMGKMISLQSIAVAAAATGMPLEDESRLFRFTLRHSVLLASIIGLVVLFYAYVMPAWAPH, from the coding sequence ATGTGGCAGCAACACTACACTCCGGTCGCTGACAGTCTGGGCCTGTCCACCCTTGTGGCCGCGCTACCACTCTTTACTCTGCTCTATCTCCTTGGTGTGAAACGAAAAGCGGCCTGGATCGCGAGCCTCTGGGGCCTGGCCGCCGCCACCCTGGTCTCGCTGGCCGTCTACCGTATGCCCGTCGATCTCACGTTCAGCGCGATTGCCTACGGGGCCGCCTTTGGCCTCTTCCCCATCTGCTGGATCATCTTCTGGGCCATCTTCCTCTACCGCCTCAGCGTCGAGACCGGGCAGTTTGAGATCGTGAAGGACTCTATCGGCGGCCTCACCCAGGACCGCCGTCTGCAGGCCTTGCTGATCGCCTTTGCCTTCGGCGCATTTGTCGAGGGAGCCGCGGGCTTCGGAGCCCCCGTCGCCGTTGCCGCCGCCATGCTCACCGGCCTCGGGTTCTCTCCGTTCTACTCAGCCGGCATCTGCCTGCTGGCCAACACCGCACCGGTCGCATTCGGTTCCATCGGCATCCCTGTCATCACCCTCGCGGGAATCACCGGGCTGCCGCTGGCCGAGCTGAGCGCCGCCGTCGGCCGCATCTGCGCTCCGGTGTCGCTCTTCATCCCCAGCTATCTGGTGATGGTCATGGGCGGCTGGCGTGCCTTGCGCGGCGTCCTGCCCGCCACGATTGCTTGCGGCGTCGCTTTCGCCGGGTCGCAGTTCTACGCTTCCAACTACCTGGGCCCGGAACTCACGGACATCCTCGGCTCTCTCGCCGCCATCGGCTCCTGCATCCTGCTGACCCTCGTCTGGAAACCCAAGGACCACTTCACCTTCGACGGCGCGGCCGCCGTCACCAAACTACCGCCCCGGCACACCTTCGGCGCCGTGGTGAAGGCTTGGTCGCCCTACGGATTGCTGGTGATCTGCGTCCTGCTTTGGGGCCGCCCGGAGATCAAGGCCTTTCTCAACACCTTCACGATCCCTGTCGACTGGCCCGGCCTGCACAATCAAGTCGTGCAGGCTCCGCCCGTGACCGCCAAAGCGCTGCCTTACGCCGCGAAGTTTGCGTTCAACTGGCTCTCCGCCGCGGGCTCCGCTTGTCTGGCGTCGTGCCTTCTGTCGCTGCTGGTGCTGCGCCCCTCATCCGCGACCGTCTCGCTGGCCTTCCGCACCACGTGCAGTCAACTCGGAAAGCCGGTGCTCACCGTCGCCTCCGTGCTGGGGCTGGCGTTCCTAATGAATTACTCCGGGGCCACCGGCACCCTGGGCCTGGCCTTCTCGGCCACCGGTGCCGCCTTCCCCTTCTTCAGCGCCCTGCTGGGCTGGCTGGGCGTCTTCCTCACCGGCAGCGACACCAGCGCCAACGCCCTCTTTGGCAACCTTCAGGTGGTAACCGCCAACCGTCTGTCGCTGAATCCAATCCTGATGGCCGCGTCCAATTCCAGTGGCGGCGTGATGGGCAAGATGATCAGCCTCCAGAGCATCGCGGTCGCCGCGGCCGCCACCGGCATGCCGCTGGAGGACGAGTCGCGCCTCTTCCGCTTCACCTTGCGCCACAGCGTTCTGCTGGCGTCCATCATCGGCCTGGTCGTGCTGTTCTACGCCTACGTCATGCCTGCCTGGGCGCCCCATTAA
- a CDS encoding IS1634 family transposase: protein MYVEIVPNRSSPPAVLLRSATRQGKRILKRTLANLSDWPPAQVDLLRRVLKGESLLSPSEALQIQRSLPHGHVAATLGVLRRLGLDHILASTRCPQRDLVCAMIVARILAPASKLATSRGLSAHTATSSLATLLDLRNPDEDQLYAALDWLQSRQARIEKQLARRHLSEGSLVLYDLTSTYFEGRRCPLAHYGHSRDERPGNLQIVFGLLTNQDGCPVAVEVFEGNTGDPKTVAAQVGKLRQRFGLNQVILVGDRGMLTSARLRQDLAPEEGLRWITALRAVQIQQLASDGHLQLSLFDQQDLAEIRHPAYPGERLMACRNPLLAEERKRKREELLAATEKQLDRIVTATQRKRRPLRGKKEIGLAVGKLLGRYKMGKHFQLTIEDDTFRWTRKPASIDKEASLDGIYVIRTNVSAESLSAAEAVAHYKSLASVERAFRSMKSVDLKVRPIHHHQADRVKAHIFLCMLAYYVEWHMRQALAPMLFDDEDREAAQAQRRSVVAPAQRSESAQKKAASRHTQDGLPVHSFRTLLQDLATLTRNEVSMGGQTFQMLASPTPVQERAFQLLQVSP, encoded by the coding sequence ATGTACGTGGAGATCGTCCCCAATCGCTCTTCACCCCCTGCCGTGCTCCTGCGTTCCGCTACCCGTCAAGGCAAACGGATCCTCAAACGCACTCTCGCCAATCTCTCCGATTGGCCGCCCGCTCAGGTCGATCTCCTCCGTCGCGTCCTCAAAGGCGAGTCTCTGCTGTCTCCTTCCGAAGCCCTGCAGATTCAGCGCTCCCTCCCTCACGGCCATGTCGCAGCCACTCTCGGAGTCCTGCGCCGCCTCGGCCTCGACCATATCTTGGCGAGTACCCGCTGCCCTCAACGCGATCTGGTCTGCGCCATGATCGTGGCCCGCATCCTCGCGCCCGCTTCCAAACTCGCCACCTCGCGCGGCTTGTCCGCGCATACCGCCACCAGTTCGCTCGCCACCCTGCTGGATCTCCGCAATCCGGACGAGGATCAGCTCTACGCCGCTCTGGACTGGTTGCAGAGCCGGCAGGCGCGTATCGAAAAGCAGTTGGCGCGGCGCCACCTGAGCGAGGGCTCACTGGTGCTCTATGACCTCACCTCGACCTACTTCGAAGGCCGCCGCTGCCCACTGGCGCACTATGGCCACTCGCGCGATGAACGACCCGGCAACCTGCAAATCGTCTTCGGCCTGTTAACCAACCAGGATGGCTGTCCGGTGGCGGTGGAAGTCTTCGAAGGCAACACCGGCGATCCGAAAACCGTGGCTGCTCAGGTCGGCAAACTCCGTCAACGCTTCGGACTGAATCAAGTGATCCTGGTCGGCGACCGCGGCATGCTCACCTCGGCCCGCCTGCGGCAAGACTTGGCGCCGGAAGAAGGGTTGCGCTGGATCACGGCGTTGCGCGCAGTCCAGATCCAGCAGTTGGCCTCCGATGGGCATCTGCAGTTGTCGCTATTCGACCAGCAGGACCTGGCCGAAATTCGCCACCCGGCCTATCCCGGCGAACGCTTGATGGCCTGTCGCAATCCCTTGCTGGCCGAAGAGCGCAAACGCAAGCGCGAGGAACTGCTGGCGGCCACGGAGAAACAACTCGACAGGATTGTGACGGCGACACAGCGCAAACGGCGGCCGCTGCGGGGCAAGAAAGAAATCGGCTTGGCCGTGGGCAAATTGCTGGGCCGCTACAAGATGGGCAAGCACTTTCAGTTGACCATCGAAGACGACACTTTCCGCTGGACGCGCAAGCCGGCCAGCATCGACAAGGAAGCGTCTCTGGATGGCATCTACGTGATTCGCACCAATGTGTCGGCCGAATCGCTGTCTGCCGCCGAAGCCGTTGCGCATTACAAGAGTCTGGCCAGCGTGGAGCGTGCCTTCCGCAGCATGAAGAGCGTGGATCTCAAAGTGAGGCCGATCCACCACCATCAAGCCGATCGGGTGAAGGCGCACATCTTCCTGTGCATGCTGGCTTATTACGTGGAGTGGCACATGCGCCAGGCGCTGGCGCCGATGCTATTTGACGACGAAGATCGTGAGGCCGCCCAGGCGCAACGGCGCAGCGTGGTAGCCCCGGCACAGCGATCAGAGAGCGCTCAAAAGAAGGCTGCCAGCAGGCACACTCAGGACGGACTGCCGGTGCACAGCTTCCGCACGCTGCTGCAGGATCTGGCCACTCTCACACGCAATGAAGTCAGCATGGGCGGGCAGACCTTTCAAATGCTGGCCTCGCCAACGCCCGTGCAGGAACGTGCCTTCCAATTGCTGCAGGTCTCACCGTAG
- a CDS encoding RNA-binding protein — protein MKNIFVGNLSFSSSEDSVRGLFEAYGTVDRVSIITDRETGRSRGFSFVEMPNDEEAERAINALNGADFGGRKLNVNEARPREERPFGGGGGGGGRGGDRGGSGGGFGGRRREPRW, from the coding sequence TTGAAGAATATTTTCGTAGGTAATTTGAGCTTCAGCTCGAGCGAAGACTCAGTGCGGGGCTTGTTTGAAGCATATGGAACCGTGGACCGCGTCAGCATCATCACGGATCGTGAAACAGGTCGCTCCCGCGGCTTTTCTTTCGTTGAGATGCCCAACGACGAAGAAGCCGAGCGTGCGATCAACGCGCTGAATGGCGCTGACTTCGGAGGCCGCAAGCTGAATGTGAATGAAGCTCGTCCTCGTGAGGAGCGCCCCTTCGGTGGTGGAGGCGGTGGCGGCGGTCGCGGTGGCGATCGCGGCGGCAGCGGCGGCGGCTTTGGTGGTCGTCGGCGCGAACCGCGCTGGTAA
- a CDS encoding AAA family ATPase — protein sequence MSENNPSPTDRMAKPHELRVRELIRWALGEPSGQLMGLQAPRGFLLSGPPGCGKTRLVRAAAEEHGAHFFAHESGHLVDHFHRDGVACLTQAFDQARANPPSVLYLSDAELLAPRAAFEQGRAEVPLVAHLLRQVDGIQAGTRVLVVAASSTPNGIARELCCRGRLDREIIMPVPDRVARREILEACTRNLPIEGAIDIDSLARITSGFTGADLSSICEEAVLSACRHRRDHACLRMDDFLMALRVVEGTARGEVFLETPNARWSGIGGLEAQKQRLRELVEWPIRHAEAFVRAGVSGTRGVLLSGPPGVGKTLLARAVASESGAGFLALRGKTFHAQHEDPAGTLREAFRRVRQAAPCILFLDEIDDLMQSFLSQYLLAEMSALAGLRGVFVLGATSCIDRLDPALLGRGFFDEIIDIPPPAEQERREILQLLLAGRKAGIQADLDHLAKATQDFTGEDLLSICNLAARMALLRSIQSAGGEMDVLPQPEDFDTALDELRRRRRRHFV from the coding sequence ATGTCGGAAAACAACCCCTCTCCCACGGATCGAATGGCCAAACCCCATGAGCTCCGGGTTCGCGAACTCATCCGCTGGGCCCTGGGTGAGCCTTCCGGCCAACTGATGGGTCTGCAGGCTCCGCGCGGATTCCTGCTCTCTGGTCCGCCCGGTTGCGGCAAGACACGGCTTGTCCGAGCGGCCGCCGAGGAGCACGGCGCTCATTTCTTCGCCCACGAGAGCGGCCATCTGGTGGATCACTTCCACCGTGACGGCGTGGCCTGCCTGACGCAGGCATTCGATCAGGCGCGCGCCAACCCACCGAGCGTCCTTTACCTCTCCGATGCCGAGTTGCTGGCCCCACGCGCTGCTTTCGAGCAGGGCCGCGCGGAGGTGCCACTGGTCGCCCATCTGCTGAGACAGGTGGACGGCATTCAGGCCGGCACCCGCGTCCTGGTCGTCGCCGCCAGTTCCACGCCCAACGGCATCGCCCGGGAGCTGTGCTGCCGAGGCCGGCTGGACCGCGAGATCATCATGCCCGTTCCCGATCGCGTGGCGCGGCGGGAGATCCTCGAAGCCTGTACTCGAAATCTGCCGATTGAGGGCGCCATCGACATCGACAGCCTGGCCAGGATCACTTCCGGGTTCACGGGCGCGGACCTTTCGAGTATCTGCGAGGAGGCGGTGCTTTCCGCCTGCCGGCACCGCCGGGACCATGCGTGTCTGCGGATGGACGATTTCCTGATGGCCCTTCGGGTGGTGGAAGGGACCGCGCGCGGAGAGGTCTTTCTGGAGACGCCCAATGCCCGATGGAGCGGCATTGGCGGTCTGGAAGCGCAGAAGCAGCGCCTGCGGGAGCTGGTGGAATGGCCCATCCGGCACGCGGAGGCCTTTGTCCGGGCCGGTGTCTCGGGCACGCGGGGCGTTCTGCTGAGTGGTCCTCCCGGAGTTGGCAAGACATTGCTCGCCCGGGCCGTCGCCAGTGAAAGCGGCGCGGGCTTTCTCGCCCTGCGCGGGAAAACGTTCCATGCGCAGCACGAAGACCCGGCGGGTACGCTGCGCGAAGCCTTCCGGCGCGTGCGGCAGGCGGCGCCCTGCATCCTGTTCCTGGACGAGATCGACGACCTGATGCAGTCGTTCCTGTCCCAGTACCTGTTGGCCGAGATGAGCGCCCTGGCCGGTTTACGTGGTGTCTTTGTCCTCGGCGCCACCAGTTGCATCGACCGGCTGGATCCCGCCTTGCTTGGCCGGGGCTTCTTCGACGAGATCATCGACATCCCGCCGCCGGCGGAGCAGGAGCGCAGGGAGATCCTCCAACTCCTGCTGGCCGGCCGCAAGGCGGGCATCCAGGCCGACCTGGATCACCTCGCCAAGGCGACGCAAGACTTCACGGGGGAAGACCTGCTCAGTATTTGCAACCTCGCTGCGAGGATGGCGCTTCTGCGCTCTATCCAGTCAGCCGGGGGCGAGATGGATGTGCTGCCCCAGCCCGAGGATTTCGACACGGCCCTGGACGAACTGCGCCGCCGGCGGCGCAGGCACTTTGTCTGA
- a CDS encoding thioesterase family protein, with the protein MNDIPVGTTGQLPLLVTPEVAIDFLGQDDSRVLSTPHMIAYMEWASRNTIKHLLDENEDSVGTTVNIRHLGATPVGMSVTFTATVIEVSGRRVVFRVEAKDEKELVGEGTHERFVINIPKFVARLAAKRT; encoded by the coding sequence ATGAATGACATCCCGGTTGGAACCACGGGCCAACTCCCGCTTTTGGTGACACCGGAGGTGGCCATCGACTTCCTCGGACAAGACGATTCCCGAGTCCTCTCGACGCCCCACATGATCGCCTACATGGAGTGGGCTTCCCGTAATACGATCAAGCACTTACTGGACGAAAACGAAGACAGTGTCGGCACGACGGTGAATATTCGCCATCTCGGCGCCACGCCCGTTGGCATGTCTGTAACATTCACCGCCACTGTCATCGAAGTGTCCGGCCGCCGGGTGGTTTTTCGCGTGGAAGCCAAGGACGAGAAGGAGCTTGTGGGGGAAGGCACCCACGAGCGTTTCGTCATCAACATCCCGAAGTTCGTCGCCCGCCTTGCCGCTAAAAGGACTTGA
- a CDS encoding PilZ domain-containing protein, giving the protein MAGKHEERRHTRHPLPGKVKVHWRTVDGHSFHAPAKCLNISRSGIRLEIERPIVVGTMVHVESPQFRIAGVAYVRHCVSKGARCVVGVEFGGGLQWTEPV; this is encoded by the coding sequence ATGGCTGGGAAACATGAAGAGCGGCGTCACACCCGCCACCCGTTGCCTGGAAAGGTGAAGGTTCACTGGCGTACTGTGGACGGGCACTCGTTCCACGCGCCGGCCAAGTGCCTGAACATCTCGCGCAGCGGAATCAGGCTGGAGATCGAACGCCCGATTGTTGTCGGCACGATGGTTCATGTGGAGAGTCCCCAGTTCCGCATCGCCGGCGTGGCCTACGTGCGCCATTGCGTGTCGAAAGGGGCTCGATGCGTCGTGGGCGTCGAGTTTGGCGGCGGATTGCAATGGACCGAACCCGTGTAG
- a CDS encoding SMP-30/gluconolactonase/LRE family protein, which translates to MRRFVPLFTLSVLLACHAIAQPPNGYPTIGKIHRENPGLDALIPPNATIEVLASGFEWAEGPVWDKAHGYLLFSDIPNNSIMKWTREKGVELYMKPSGYTGVSQWGIEPGSNGLILDPKGRLILMEHGDRRVARMDTNGGKNTLVDAYDGKRLNSPNDGVLKSNGDVYFTDPPYGLPNRGEDPRREMDYCGVFRWSNGKVTLLTKEMTLPNGIAFSPDEKTLYVAQSDPAHALWKAFPVKGDGTLGASRVFADVTAMVPQYPGLPDGMKVDKNGNLFATGPGGVHIFAPDGTRLGRIETGEATANVAWGDDGSTLYITADMYLCRVKTTTKGAGW; encoded by the coding sequence ATGAGACGCTTCGTGCCGCTCTTCACCCTGTCGGTGCTCCTCGCCTGCCACGCCATCGCCCAACCGCCCAATGGCTATCCAACGATTGGCAAGATCCATCGGGAAAATCCGGGACTGGACGCCCTGATCCCGCCGAATGCCACGATCGAAGTGCTCGCCTCGGGCTTCGAATGGGCCGAGGGTCCGGTCTGGGACAAGGCCCACGGCTATCTGCTGTTTTCCGACATTCCGAACAACTCGATCATGAAATGGACGAGGGAGAAGGGTGTCGAGCTGTACATGAAACCGTCGGGCTACACCGGCGTTTCTCAGTGGGGCATCGAACCGGGCAGCAACGGGCTCATTCTTGACCCTAAGGGGCGGTTGATCCTCATGGAGCATGGCGACCGGCGCGTAGCCCGCATGGATACCAATGGGGGCAAGAACACGCTGGTCGATGCCTACGACGGCAAGCGTCTGAACAGCCCGAACGATGGCGTGCTGAAGTCGAACGGCGACGTCTACTTCACCGATCCTCCTTACGGCTTGCCCAACCGGGGCGAAGATCCGCGCCGCGAGATGGACTACTGCGGCGTCTTCCGCTGGTCGAACGGCAAGGTGACGCTGCTCACCAAGGAGATGACGCTCCCCAACGGCATCGCGTTCTCGCCCGACGAGAAGACTCTCTATGTGGCCCAAAGCGACCCGGCGCACGCCCTGTGGAAGGCGTTTCCGGTGAAGGGTGACGGCACACTGGGCGCCAGCCGGGTGTTCGCCGATGTCACCGCCATGGTCCCGCAGTACCCCGGGCTCCCCGACGGCATGAAGGTGGACAAGAACGGCAACCTGTTTGCGACGGGGCCTGGCGGCGTGCATATCTTCGCGCCCGACGGAACCCGCCTGGGCCGGATTGAGACCGGCGAAGCCACGGCCAACGTGGCGTGGGGCGACGACGGATCCACGCTCTATATCACGGCGGATATGTACTTGTGCCGGGTGAAGACCACCACCAAGGGCGCGGGCTGGTAA
- a CDS encoding CHAD domain-containing protein, protein MTSAEHARDTLRRSINRLEDQIAVTLQDQGEDPVHDLRVSIRRVSQALRAFAPLLPGAPPGKPARNPARKMRRVLKPVLDAAAVARDHDVCSELLIKSGLLPDHPLLVRMKAERDLAAWALLGQLYLMRSTGAPASWYPRVAAIAGPEDDAALHARQELPPLATDFFEAGRKVALQPGSARRLHAFRLSAKRFRYTLELFRRFYGPVFQQRLERVREIQSLLGKRQDCAVAEERLKPLVDTDPAAASVLAAIEVRAQKLESDFREYWRETFDAEGQSVLWLRYLARRAPARSAGRMS, encoded by the coding sequence ATGACCTCGGCCGAACACGCCCGCGATACGCTGCGCCGGTCCATCAACCGGTTGGAAGACCAGATCGCGGTGACCCTCCAGGATCAGGGGGAGGACCCCGTCCACGACCTGCGCGTCTCCATCCGCCGTGTCTCTCAAGCCCTGCGTGCCTTTGCTCCGCTGCTGCCTGGCGCTCCTCCGGGCAAGCCGGCGCGCAATCCGGCGCGGAAGATGCGGCGGGTGCTCAAACCGGTTCTGGACGCCGCAGCCGTGGCTCGTGATCACGACGTCTGTTCCGAACTGTTGATCAAGTCCGGTCTGCTGCCCGATCACCCGCTTCTGGTTCGAATGAAGGCGGAGCGCGACCTCGCCGCTTGGGCCCTTCTGGGTCAGCTGTACCTCATGCGCTCCACCGGGGCCCCTGCCTCCTGGTATCCGCGCGTCGCCGCAATCGCGGGGCCTGAGGATGACGCGGCCCTCCATGCCCGGCAGGAATTGCCGCCGCTCGCCACCGATTTCTTCGAGGCCGGCCGCAAGGTCGCACTCCAGCCTGGGTCCGCCCGCCGTCTCCATGCCTTCCGCCTCTCCGCCAAGCGCTTCCGCTACACCCTGGAGCTCTTCCGCCGCTTCTACGGCCCGGTTTTCCAGCAGCGGCTGGAGCGTGTCCGGGAGATCCAGTCACTGCTGGGCAAACGCCAGGACTGCGCCGTCGCCGAAGAGCGCCTGAAACCGCTCGTGGATACTGATCCGGCCGCTGCCTCGGTGCTGGCCGCCATCGAAGTCCGCGCTCAGAAGCTGGAATCGGATTTTCGTGAGTACTGGCGGGAGACCTTCGATGCCGAGGGTCAGTCCGTCCTCTGGCTCCGCTACCTCGCCCGCCGCGCGCCCGCACGTTCCGCGGGTCGAATGTCATAG